The following are encoded in a window of Halosolutus halophilus genomic DNA:
- a CDS encoding helix-hairpin-helix domain-containing protein: protein MADTIDPEELRVNELPPIPEGIDLGGESRAETGTRELDDEGTETTSPDPSHAASPRSEETSDRSVDETDLCTIPGIGPHRAEKLLGYGYASVEQIADSRPSDIGEATGIGEQLATVAVEGAREIVGYEQSTASRLASETGVEEDEFDAALAALAASGVPPSEASPVLRVLYGPSIVEIESVTGQQAYTAH, encoded by the coding sequence GTGGCCGACACGATCGATCCGGAGGAACTGCGAGTCAACGAACTGCCACCGATACCGGAGGGAATCGATCTGGGAGGCGAATCGAGAGCGGAGACGGGAACTCGAGAGTTGGACGACGAGGGAACTGAGACGACATCGCCGGATCCGTCTCACGCTGCATCACCTCGCAGTGAGGAGACGAGCGACCGGTCGGTCGACGAGACAGATCTCTGTACCATTCCTGGGATCGGTCCTCACCGCGCTGAAAAACTTCTGGGCTATGGATACGCGAGCGTCGAGCAAATCGCGGATTCGCGACCATCAGACATCGGCGAAGCGACCGGAATCGGCGAACAGTTGGCGACGGTCGCCGTCGAAGGAGCGCGAGAAATCGTCGGATACGAGCAGTCAACGGCATCCCGCCTGGCTTCCGAAACGGGCGTCGAGGAGGACGAATTCGATGCGGCACTGGCTGCGCTGGCCGCGTCTGGTGTTCCACCCTCGGAGGCATCGCCGGTGCTCCGGGTGCTTTACGGTCCATCTATCGTCGAGATCGAGTCTGTCACGGGACAGCAGGCGTACACTGCTCACTAA
- a CDS encoding SDR family oxidoreductase produces the protein MTDNKVAVVTAAGSGIGEACARRLNEDGYTPVLLSRSGSAVEVANDLGGDGFEGSVTDPDDLAALVETTYERYGRIDAVVNNTGHPASGDLLEISDEEWHEGVDLVLLNTVRMARLVTPIMDEQGRGSIVNISTFSAFEPSSEFPVSSVLRAGLGSFTKLYADQHAANGIRMNTVQPGFVDSYDVDEETRERIPIGRPAQTAEIADAVAYLLSPASSYITGQNIRVDGGLTASV, from the coding sequence ATGACTGATAATAAAGTCGCAGTAGTGACAGCAGCAGGAAGCGGTATCGGGGAGGCCTGCGCACGGCGACTGAACGAGGATGGATACACGCCAGTTCTGTTGTCACGGTCGGGAAGCGCCGTCGAGGTTGCGAACGACCTCGGCGGAGATGGATTTGAAGGCTCGGTGACCGATCCTGATGACTTGGCAGCCCTCGTCGAGACGACGTACGAGCGCTACGGTCGTATCGACGCGGTGGTGAACAACACGGGTCACCCGGCGTCCGGCGACCTCCTCGAAATCTCTGACGAGGAGTGGCACGAGGGGGTAGACCTCGTGCTGTTGAATACTGTCCGGATGGCACGACTCGTCACACCCATCATGGATGAACAAGGCCGCGGATCGATCGTGAACATCTCCACATTCTCGGCATTCGAACCGTCGAGTGAGTTCCCCGTCTCATCGGTGCTTCGGGCTGGACTCGGGAGTTTCACCAAACTCTACGCTGACCAACACGCGGCGAACGGAATCCGGATGAACACGGTTCAGCCCGGGTTCGTCGATAGTTACGACGTAGACGAGGAAACGAGAGAGCGGATCCCGATAGGACGTCCGGCACAAACCGCAGAGATTGCAGACGCAGTCGCGTACCTTCTTTCACCTGCTTCAAGCTACATCACCGGACAGAATATCCGCGTCGATGGTGGCCTTACAGCGTCCGTATAG
- a CDS encoding CPBP family intramembrane glutamic endopeptidase: protein MAFGISWSGALLVAIAKIDLASIQGIVLVVVLYMWAPAIAALITQLRTGASIRVGCGLFRGRLRWVGLAWLTPVALLVLTIGIGALFPDVTITTDYAAFLRGLGLPESQIEESLAVLAEVPVPTPVFFVLQGLLGGLTINAVAALGEELGWRGLLLRELSPLGFWRVSLLTGVVWGIWHAPLIVQGHNFPDAPYLGILVMTGWTVAATPVFTYLTVRAESVFAPTLLHGSFNAVASLSLVYLTGAGALFVGPVGIAGIGAGLFATAACVVHDRYIAGRPLTTGGALPTWEAR, encoded by the coding sequence TTGGCGTTCGGCATCTCGTGGTCGGGGGCTCTTTTGGTTGCAATCGCGAAAATCGACCTGGCGTCCATTCAGGGGATTGTACTCGTCGTCGTTCTGTACATGTGGGCCCCTGCGATAGCTGCACTCATCACTCAATTGCGGACCGGGGCGTCAATCCGTGTTGGATGCGGCCTCTTCAGAGGACGGCTTCGGTGGGTTGGACTCGCCTGGCTGACACCGGTCGCCCTCCTCGTACTGACGATCGGTATCGGTGCACTATTCCCAGACGTGACGATCACCACGGATTACGCTGCGTTCCTTCGTGGCCTCGGCCTCCCGGAGTCACAGATCGAAGAGTCACTCGCAGTCCTTGCGGAGGTGCCAGTTCCCACGCCCGTGTTCTTCGTCCTCCAGGGGCTCCTTGGTGGACTGACAATCAATGCTGTTGCGGCCCTCGGAGAAGAGCTGGGCTGGCGAGGGCTCCTCCTACGGGAACTTTCGCCGCTCGGATTCTGGCGAGTATCCCTTCTCACGGGAGTTGTCTGGGGTATCTGGCACGCACCGCTCATCGTCCAGGGCCATAACTTCCCGGATGCGCCGTATCTGGGTATCCTGGTGATGACGGGCTGGACTGTTGCTGCCACGCCGGTGTTCACGTACCTGACGGTCCGTGCAGAGTCCGTGTTCGCTCCCACGCTCCTACACGGGTCCTTCAATGCGGTCGCCTCTCTCTCGCTGGTATATCTCACGGGTGCAGGTGCACTGTTCGTGGGCCCGGTCGGCATCGCTGGCATCGGTGCCGGATTATTTGCGACCGCTGCCTGTGTGGTCCACGACCGGTACATCGCTGGGAGACCGCTGACGACAGGTGGAGCGCTCCCGACGTGGGAAGCCCGGTAA